In Ochotona princeps isolate mOchPri1 chromosome 33, mOchPri1.hap1, whole genome shotgun sequence, one DNA window encodes the following:
- the F2RL3 gene encoding proteinase-activated receptor 4: MWALVLLGALLLPGHILGHGPHTPSDYDDEMGQDTGGGGTLEAPAQPRSFPGQLCLNQSHSLALSNRSLELLLGWVPTRLVPAIYGLVLTVGLPANGLALWVLATRVPRLPSTMLLMNLAAADLLLALALPPRLAYHLRGQRWPFGEAACRLATATLYGHMYGSLLLLAAVSLDRYLALVHPLRARALRGQRLATGLCIAAWLAAAALVSPLLLQRQTYRLQASERVLCHDALPQDAQLAYWRPAFTCLALLGCCLPLAAMLLCYGATLRALAAAGQRYGHALRLTALVLASAVAFFAPSNALLLLHYSDPRPGAWGDLYGAYVPSLAVSALNSCVDPFVYYYVSAEFRDKVREGLLRRPPRSAAASKASGDGAGPGSGGATRSSSLL, translated from the exons ATGTGGGCGCTTGTGCTGCTGGGcgccctgctgctgccagggcaCATCCTGGGGCACGGCCCCCACACCCCGAGCGACTACGATGATGAAATGGGGCAGGACACGGGTGGTGGCG GCACCCTGGAGGCCCCCGCCCAGCCCCGAAGCTTCCCGGGCCAACTCTGCCTTAACCAGAGTCACAGCCTGGCGCTGTCCAACCGCTCCCTGGAGCTGCTGCTCGGCTGGGTGCCCACCAGGCTGGTGCCGGCCATCTACGGGCTGGTCCTGACCGTGGGACTGCCGGCCAACGGGCTGGCCCTGTGGGTGCTGGCCACGCGCGTGCCTCGGCTGCCCTCCACCATGCTGCTCATGAACCTGGCGGCCGCCGacctgctgctggctctggcgCTGCCCCCGCGCCTCGCCTACCACCTGCGCGGCCAGCGCTGGCCCTTTGGCGAGGCCGCCTGCCGCCTGGCCACGGCCACCCTCTACGGCCACATGTAcggctcgctgctgctgctggccgccGTCAGCCTGGACCGCTACCTGGCCCTGGTGCACCCGCTGCGCGCGCGGGCCCTGCGTGGTCAGCGCCTGGCCACCGGCCTCTGCATCGCCGCCTGGCTCGCGGCGGCCGCCCTggtgtcgccgctgctgctgcagcgcCAGACCTACCGGCTGCAGGCCTCGGAGCGCGTGCTGTGCCACGACGCGCTGCCCCAGGACGCGCAGCTGGCCTACTGGCGGCCGGCCTTCACCTGCCTGGcgctgctgggctgctgcctgccGCTGGCGGCCATGCTGCTGTGCTACGGGGCCACGCTGCGCGCCCTGGCAGCCGCTGGCCAGCGCTACGGCCACGCGCTGCGGCTCACGGCGCTCGTGCTGGCCTCCGCCGTGGCCTTCTTCGCGCCCAGCAACGCCCTGCTACTGCTGCACTATTCTGACCCGCGCCCCGGGGCCTGGGGCGACCTGTACGGCGCCTACGTGCCCAGCCTGGCCGTCAGCGCCCTCAACAGCTGCGTGGACCCGTTCGTGTACTACTACGTGTCGGCCGAGTTCAGGGACAAGGTGCGCGAGGGGCTCCTGCGCCGGCCGCCCCGGAGCGCAGCGGCCTCCAAGGCGTCCGGAGATGGTGCGGGCCCGGGCTCCGGCGGCGCCACGCGCTCCTCGTCCCTGCTCTGA
- the SIN3B gene encoding paired amphipathic helix protein Sin3b isoform X2, which produces MLCCGGQRRRPPPRRGCACCRDPSVARGSGAQEVAGQGSRQVADGPRGASSQRPRHCPRQPEPPARRGGCGRVESLHGHGDRPESLKQPAPYREDRAPVPLESDSVEFNNAISYVNKIKTRFLEHPEIYRAFLEILHTYQKEQLSAKGRPFRGMSEEEVFTEVASLFRGQEDLLSEFGQFLPEAKRSLFTGSGACEMSSVPAAGHDRGLEANRKRSRPSLLRPVPAPAKKKMKLRGNKDPSIASVGKYGTLQEFSFFDKVRRVLKSQEVYENFLRCIALFNQELVSGSELLQLVSPFLGKFPELFAQFKSFLGVKELSFAPPVSERSGDGMSREIDYASCKRIGSSYRALPKTYQQPKCSGRTAICKEVLNDTWVSFPSWSEDSTFVSSKKTPYEEQLHRCEDERFELDVVLETNLATIRVLESVQKRLSRMAPEDQDKFRLDDSLGGTSEVIQRRAIHRIYGDKAPEIVESLKKNPVTAVPVVLKRLKAKEEEWREAQQGFNKVWREQYEKAYLKSLDHQAVNFKQNDTKALRSKSLLNEIESVYDEHQEQHSEGRSAPASEPHLVFVYEDPQMLEDAAALISYYVQRQPAIQKEDQGTIRQLLHHFLPSLFFAQQLELGVSEESAEEDPEAPPGERKKPAPPGPPPGPPPPGPGSGPAPPQGSPAEEKAAAPGSGAGSGAAGTAAEPPPLDDVYSLLFANNNWYFFLRLHQTLCARLLRIYRQAQKQLLEFRREKEREKLLCDGRREKGGDPATELRLRQPSEVELEEYYPAFLDMVRSLLEGSIDPTHYEDTLREMFTIHAYIGFTMDKLVQNIARQLHHLVSDDLCLKVVELYLDEKKRGAAGGNLASRCVRAARETSYQWKAERCLADENCFKVMFLQRKGQVIMTIELLDTEEAQTEDPVEVQHLARYVEQYVGTEGAASSPSEGFLLKPVFLQRNLKKLQHWQCEQVRALRGEAKSSWKRLLGVQSACDVDCRFKLSTHKMVFIVNSEDYMYRPGTLGRAKQVQPLVLLRHHQHFEEWHRRWLQEHVTAEAAGLVQDWLMGEEDEDMVPCKTLCETARVHGLPVRRYRVQYSRRPASP; this is translated from the exons ATGCTGTGCTGTGGAGGCCAGCGCCGCCGCCCCCCGCCCCGGCGTGGCTGTGCCTGCTGCCGGGACCCCTCGGTGGCTCGGGGCAGTGGTGCCCAGGAAGTCGCAGGGCAGGGTTCCAGGCAGGTGGCCGATGGCCCCCGGGGAGCCTCCAGCCAGCGGCCCCGCCATTGCCCACGGCAGCCCGAGCCCCCTGCCCGGCGGGGAGGGTGCGGTCGTGTG GAGAGCTTGCACGGCCACGGCGACCGCCCCGAGTCCCTGAAGCAGCCGGCGCCCTACAGGGAGGACAGAGCCCCGGTGCCGCTGGAGTCGGACTCAGTGGAGTTCAACAACGCCATCAGCTACGTGAACAAGATCAAGACTCGCTTCCTGGAGCACCCAGAGATCTACCGGGCCTTCCTGGAGATCCTGCACACCTACCAG AAGGAGCAGCTGAGTGCCAAGGGCCGGCCGTTCCGGGGCATGTCGGAGGAGGAGGTGTTCACCGAGGTGGCCAGCCTCTTCCGTGGCCAGGAGGACCTGCTCTCCGAGTTCGGCCAGTTCTTGCCTGAAGCTAAGCGGTCCCTG TTCACAGGCAGCGGGGCCTGCGAGATGAGCAGTGTCCCTGCAGCTGGCCACGACCGCGGCCTGGAGGCCAACAGGAAGCGCTCCCGGCCCTCGCTGCTGCGCCCGGTGCCAGCGCCTGCCAAG AAGAAGATGAAGTTGCGGGGTAACAAAGACCCGTCCATCGCCAGCGTGGGCAAGTACGGGACCCTGCAGGAGTTCTCCTTCTTCGACAag GTGCGccgtgtgctcaagagccaggagGTGTACGAGAACTTCCTGCGCTGCATAGCGCTCTTCAACCAGGAGCTGGTGTCCGGCTCGGAGCTGCTGCAGCTCGTCAGCCCGTTCCTCGG GAAATTTCCAGAACTCTTTGCACAATTCAAGTCTTTCCTGGGGGTGAAGGAGCTGTCATTTGCGCCACCCGTGAGTGAGCGGTCCGGGGATGGGATGAGCCGGGAGATCGACTATGCCTCCTGCAAGCGCATTGGCTCCAGCTACCGGGCGCTGCCCAAGACGTACCAGCAGCCCAAGTGCAGCGGGCGGACAGCCATCTGCAAGGAG GTGCTGAACGACACCTGGGTGTCCTTCCCGTCCTGGTCGGAGGACTCCACTTTCGTCAGCTCCAAGAAGACGCCCTACGAGGAGCAGCTGCACCGCTGTGAGGACGAGCGCTTCGAG CTGGACGTGGTCCTGGAGACGAACCTGGCCACCATCCGCGTGCTGGAGAGCGTGCAGAAGAGGCTGTCACGCATGGCGCCCGAGGACCAGGACAAGTTCCGCCTGGACGACTCGCTGGGCGGCACGTCCGAGGTGATCCAGCGGCGTGCCATCCACCGCATCTATGGCGACAAGGCCCCTGAGATCGTGGAGAGCCTCAAGAAGAACCCTGTGACCGCGGTGCCCGTCGTCCTCAAGAG GCTGAAGGCCAAGGAGGAGGAGTGGCGGGAGGCCCAGCAGGGCTTCAACAAGGTGTGGCGGGAACAGTACGAGAAGGCCTACCTCAAGTCACTCGACCACCAGGCCGTGAACTTCAAACAGAACGATACCAAGGCGCTGCGCTCCAAGAGCCTGCTCAATGAGATTGAGAGCGTGTACGACGAG CACCAGGAGCAGCACTCCGAGGGCCGCAGCGCGCCGGCCAGCGAGCCGCACCTGGTCTTCGTGTACGAGGACCCGCAGATGCTGGAGGACGCGGCGGCGCTCATCAGCTACTACGTGCAGCGGCAGCCGGCCATCCAGAAGGAGGACCAGGGCACCATCCGCCAGCTGCTGCACCACTTCCTACCCAGCCTCTTCTTcgcccagcagctggagctgggcgtcAGCGAGGAGTCGGCCGAGGAGGACCCCGAGGCACCCCCGGGCGAGCGCAAGAAGCCCGCGCCCCCGGGGCCACCGCCCGGGCCGCCACCTCCTGGGCCGGGCTCGGGGCCAGCGCCACCGCAGGGCAGCCCTGCAGAGGAGAAGGCGGCGGCCCCGGGGTCCGGGGCAGGGAGCGGCGCAGCGGGCACCGCGGCTGAGCCGCCACCGTTGGACGACGTGTACAGCCTGCTGTTCGCCAACAACAACTGGTACTTCTTCCTGCGGCTGCACCAGACACTGTGCGCGCGGCTGCTGCGCATCTACCGGCAGGCGCAGAAACAGCTGCTCGAGTTCCGGCGCGAGAAGGAGCGGGAGAAGCTGCTGTGCGACGGCCGGCGGGAGAAGGGTGGTGACCCCGCCACCGAGCTGCGGCTCCGGCAGCCCA GTGAGGTGGAGCTGGAGGAGTACTACCCGGCCTTCCTGGACATGGTGCGCAGCCTGCTAGAAGGCAGCATCGACCCCACGCACTACGAGGACACGCTGCGCGAGATGTTCACCATCCACGCCTACATCGGCTTCACCATGGACAAGCTGGTACAGAACATTGCACGGCAG CTGCACCACCTGGTGAGCGACGACCTGTGCCTGAAGGTGGTGGAGCTCTACCTGGACGAGAAGAAGCGTGGGGCGGCCGGCGGGAACCTGGCCTCTCGCTGCGTGCGCGCCGCCAGGGAGACCAGCTACCAGTGGAAGGCCGAGCGCTGCCTGGCCGACGAGAACTGCTTCAAG GTGATGTTCCTACAGCGCAAAGGCCAGGTGATCATGACCATCGAGCTGCTGGACACAGAGGAGGCGCAGACGGAGGACCCCGTGGAGGTCCAG CACCTGGCGCGGTACGTGGAGCAGTACGTGGGCACTGAGGGCGCGGCCAGCTCGCCCTCCGAGGGCTTCCTGCTCAAGCCGGTGTTCCTACAGAG GAACCTCAAGAAGCTGCAGCACTGGCAGTGCGAACAGGTGCGCGCGCTGCGGGGCGAGGCCAAGAGCTCGTGGAAGCGGCTGCTGGGGGTGCAGAGCGCCTGCGACGTGGACTGCCGCTTCAAGCTCAGCACCCACAAGATGGTCTTCATCGTCAACTCGGAGGACTACATGTACCGCCCGGGGACCCTGGGCCGTGCCAAGCAG GTGCAGCCCCTGGTGCTGTTGCGCCACCACCAGCACTTCGAGGAGTGGCACCGCCGCTGGCTGCAGGAGCACGTGACTGCAGAGGCGGCCGGCCTGGTGCAGGACTGGCTCATGGGCGAGGAGGACGAGGACATGGTGCCCTGTAAGACGCTGTGCGAGACGGCGCGGGTGCACGGGCTGCCCGTGAGGCGCTACCGCGTGCAGTACAGCCGGCGGCCCGCCTCGCCCTGA
- the SIN3B gene encoding paired amphipathic helix protein Sin3b isoform X1, producing the protein MAQAGGGGGGAAGRGLSGARWGRSGSTGHEKLPVHVEDALTYLDQVKIRFGSDPATYNGFLEIMKEFKSQSIDTPGVIRRVSQLFHEHPDLIVGFNAFLPLGYRIDIPKNGKLNMQSPLPSQESLHGHGDRPESLKQPAPYREDRAPVPLESDSVEFNNAISYVNKIKTRFLEHPEIYRAFLEILHTYQKEQLSAKGRPFRGMSEEEVFTEVASLFRGQEDLLSEFGQFLPEAKRSLFTGSGACEMSSVPAAGHDRGLEANRKRSRPSLLRPVPAPAKKKMKLRGNKDPSIASVGKYGTLQEFSFFDKVRRVLKSQEVYENFLRCIALFNQELVSGSELLQLVSPFLGKFPELFAQFKSFLGVKELSFAPPVSERSGDGMSREIDYASCKRIGSSYRALPKTYQQPKCSGRTAICKEVLNDTWVSFPSWSEDSTFVSSKKTPYEEQLHRCEDERFELDVVLETNLATIRVLESVQKRLSRMAPEDQDKFRLDDSLGGTSEVIQRRAIHRIYGDKAPEIVESLKKNPVTAVPVVLKRLKAKEEEWREAQQGFNKVWREQYEKAYLKSLDHQAVNFKQNDTKALRSKSLLNEIESVYDEHQEQHSEGRSAPASEPHLVFVYEDPQMLEDAAALISYYVQRQPAIQKEDQGTIRQLLHHFLPSLFFAQQLELGVSEESAEEDPEAPPGERKKPAPPGPPPGPPPPGPGSGPAPPQGSPAEEKAAAPGSGAGSGAAGTAAEPPPLDDVYSLLFANNNWYFFLRLHQTLCARLLRIYRQAQKQLLEFRREKEREKLLCDGRREKGGDPATELRLRQPSEVELEEYYPAFLDMVRSLLEGSIDPTHYEDTLREMFTIHAYIGFTMDKLVQNIARQLHHLVSDDLCLKVVELYLDEKKRGAAGGNLASRCVRAARETSYQWKAERCLADENCFKVMFLQRKGQVIMTIELLDTEEAQTEDPVEVQHLARYVEQYVGTEGAASSPSEGFLLKPVFLQRNLKKLQHWQCEQVRALRGEAKSSWKRLLGVQSACDVDCRFKLSTHKMVFIVNSEDYMYRPGTLGRAKQVQPLVLLRHHQHFEEWHRRWLQEHVTAEAAGLVQDWLMGEEDEDMVPCKTLCETARVHGLPVRRYRVQYSRRPASP; encoded by the exons ATGGCGcaggcgggcggcggcggcgggggagcGGCGGGCCGGGGGCTGAGCGGGGCCCGCTGGGGACGCTCGGGCTCGACGGGCCACGAGAAGCTGCCGGTGCAC GTGGAGGACGCGCTGACCTACCTGGACCAGGTGAAGATCCGCTTTGGCAGCGACCCCGCCACCTACAACGGCTTTCTGGAAATCATGAAGGAATTCAAGAGCCAGAG catcgACACCCCAGGGGTCATCAGGCGCGTgtcacagctcttccacgaacaCCCCGACCTCATCGTGGGGTTCAACGCCTTCCTGCCTCTCGGGTACAGAATAGATATCCCCAAGAATGGCAAGCTGAACATGCAGTCGCCGCTGCCAAGCCAg GAGAGCTTGCACGGCCACGGCGACCGCCCCGAGTCCCTGAAGCAGCCGGCGCCCTACAGGGAGGACAGAGCCCCGGTGCCGCTGGAGTCGGACTCAGTGGAGTTCAACAACGCCATCAGCTACGTGAACAAGATCAAGACTCGCTTCCTGGAGCACCCAGAGATCTACCGGGCCTTCCTGGAGATCCTGCACACCTACCAG AAGGAGCAGCTGAGTGCCAAGGGCCGGCCGTTCCGGGGCATGTCGGAGGAGGAGGTGTTCACCGAGGTGGCCAGCCTCTTCCGTGGCCAGGAGGACCTGCTCTCCGAGTTCGGCCAGTTCTTGCCTGAAGCTAAGCGGTCCCTG TTCACAGGCAGCGGGGCCTGCGAGATGAGCAGTGTCCCTGCAGCTGGCCACGACCGCGGCCTGGAGGCCAACAGGAAGCGCTCCCGGCCCTCGCTGCTGCGCCCGGTGCCAGCGCCTGCCAAG AAGAAGATGAAGTTGCGGGGTAACAAAGACCCGTCCATCGCCAGCGTGGGCAAGTACGGGACCCTGCAGGAGTTCTCCTTCTTCGACAag GTGCGccgtgtgctcaagagccaggagGTGTACGAGAACTTCCTGCGCTGCATAGCGCTCTTCAACCAGGAGCTGGTGTCCGGCTCGGAGCTGCTGCAGCTCGTCAGCCCGTTCCTCGG GAAATTTCCAGAACTCTTTGCACAATTCAAGTCTTTCCTGGGGGTGAAGGAGCTGTCATTTGCGCCACCCGTGAGTGAGCGGTCCGGGGATGGGATGAGCCGGGAGATCGACTATGCCTCCTGCAAGCGCATTGGCTCCAGCTACCGGGCGCTGCCCAAGACGTACCAGCAGCCCAAGTGCAGCGGGCGGACAGCCATCTGCAAGGAG GTGCTGAACGACACCTGGGTGTCCTTCCCGTCCTGGTCGGAGGACTCCACTTTCGTCAGCTCCAAGAAGACGCCCTACGAGGAGCAGCTGCACCGCTGTGAGGACGAGCGCTTCGAG CTGGACGTGGTCCTGGAGACGAACCTGGCCACCATCCGCGTGCTGGAGAGCGTGCAGAAGAGGCTGTCACGCATGGCGCCCGAGGACCAGGACAAGTTCCGCCTGGACGACTCGCTGGGCGGCACGTCCGAGGTGATCCAGCGGCGTGCCATCCACCGCATCTATGGCGACAAGGCCCCTGAGATCGTGGAGAGCCTCAAGAAGAACCCTGTGACCGCGGTGCCCGTCGTCCTCAAGAG GCTGAAGGCCAAGGAGGAGGAGTGGCGGGAGGCCCAGCAGGGCTTCAACAAGGTGTGGCGGGAACAGTACGAGAAGGCCTACCTCAAGTCACTCGACCACCAGGCCGTGAACTTCAAACAGAACGATACCAAGGCGCTGCGCTCCAAGAGCCTGCTCAATGAGATTGAGAGCGTGTACGACGAG CACCAGGAGCAGCACTCCGAGGGCCGCAGCGCGCCGGCCAGCGAGCCGCACCTGGTCTTCGTGTACGAGGACCCGCAGATGCTGGAGGACGCGGCGGCGCTCATCAGCTACTACGTGCAGCGGCAGCCGGCCATCCAGAAGGAGGACCAGGGCACCATCCGCCAGCTGCTGCACCACTTCCTACCCAGCCTCTTCTTcgcccagcagctggagctgggcgtcAGCGAGGAGTCGGCCGAGGAGGACCCCGAGGCACCCCCGGGCGAGCGCAAGAAGCCCGCGCCCCCGGGGCCACCGCCCGGGCCGCCACCTCCTGGGCCGGGCTCGGGGCCAGCGCCACCGCAGGGCAGCCCTGCAGAGGAGAAGGCGGCGGCCCCGGGGTCCGGGGCAGGGAGCGGCGCAGCGGGCACCGCGGCTGAGCCGCCACCGTTGGACGACGTGTACAGCCTGCTGTTCGCCAACAACAACTGGTACTTCTTCCTGCGGCTGCACCAGACACTGTGCGCGCGGCTGCTGCGCATCTACCGGCAGGCGCAGAAACAGCTGCTCGAGTTCCGGCGCGAGAAGGAGCGGGAGAAGCTGCTGTGCGACGGCCGGCGGGAGAAGGGTGGTGACCCCGCCACCGAGCTGCGGCTCCGGCAGCCCA GTGAGGTGGAGCTGGAGGAGTACTACCCGGCCTTCCTGGACATGGTGCGCAGCCTGCTAGAAGGCAGCATCGACCCCACGCACTACGAGGACACGCTGCGCGAGATGTTCACCATCCACGCCTACATCGGCTTCACCATGGACAAGCTGGTACAGAACATTGCACGGCAG CTGCACCACCTGGTGAGCGACGACCTGTGCCTGAAGGTGGTGGAGCTCTACCTGGACGAGAAGAAGCGTGGGGCGGCCGGCGGGAACCTGGCCTCTCGCTGCGTGCGCGCCGCCAGGGAGACCAGCTACCAGTGGAAGGCCGAGCGCTGCCTGGCCGACGAGAACTGCTTCAAG GTGATGTTCCTACAGCGCAAAGGCCAGGTGATCATGACCATCGAGCTGCTGGACACAGAGGAGGCGCAGACGGAGGACCCCGTGGAGGTCCAG CACCTGGCGCGGTACGTGGAGCAGTACGTGGGCACTGAGGGCGCGGCCAGCTCGCCCTCCGAGGGCTTCCTGCTCAAGCCGGTGTTCCTACAGAG GAACCTCAAGAAGCTGCAGCACTGGCAGTGCGAACAGGTGCGCGCGCTGCGGGGCGAGGCCAAGAGCTCGTGGAAGCGGCTGCTGGGGGTGCAGAGCGCCTGCGACGTGGACTGCCGCTTCAAGCTCAGCACCCACAAGATGGTCTTCATCGTCAACTCGGAGGACTACATGTACCGCCCGGGGACCCTGGGCCGTGCCAAGCAG GTGCAGCCCCTGGTGCTGTTGCGCCACCACCAGCACTTCGAGGAGTGGCACCGCCGCTGGCTGCAGGAGCACGTGACTGCAGAGGCGGCCGGCCTGGTGCAGGACTGGCTCATGGGCGAGGAGGACGAGGACATGGTGCCCTGTAAGACGCTGTGCGAGACGGCGCGGGTGCACGGGCTGCCCGTGAGGCGCTACCGCGTGCAGTACAGCCGGCGGCCCGCCTCGCCCTGA